Proteins encoded in a region of the Vicia villosa cultivar HV-30 ecotype Madison, WI linkage group LG5, Vvil1.0, whole genome shotgun sequence genome:
- the LOC131603835 gene encoding pentatricopeptide repeat-containing protein At1g77170, mitochondrial, with product MSRLLSFTCRRCFSAANASATATATATATQPPITNGNDPVTFIATLLSKTTHIQQLNQIYAHILQTRFLESNPASFNWNNIIRSYTRLESPQNALRIYVSMSRAGVLPDRYTLPIVLKAVCQSFAIELGKQVHSNGIKLGLQSNEYCETGFINLYCKAGDFDSARKVFDENPDPKLGSWNGIIGGLSQGGLAMDAIHVFLNMRKNGFEPDGITMVSVTSACGSIGDLYLALQLHKFVFQAKANEKTDVLMLNSMIDMYGKCGRMDLAYKVFAEMEGWNVSSWTSMIVGYAMHGHVKEALDCFHCMRESGVKPNYVTFIGVLSACVHGGTVQEGRFYFDMMKNVYGITPQLQHFGCMVDLLGRAGLFDDARRMVEEMPMKPNSVVWGCLMGACEKYGNVDMAEWVAEHLIALEPSNEGVYVVLSNIYANKGLWKEVERIRFFMKEESFAKVPAYSITTKSD from the coding sequence ATGTCCCGATTGTTGTCCTTCACATGCCGTCGTTGTTTCTCCGCCGCAAACGCTTCCGCCACCGCCACCGCCACCGCCACCGCCACCCAACCACCTATTACCAACGGCAACGACCCAGTTACATTCATTGCTACGCTCTTGTCTAAAACCACTCATATACAACAATTGAACCAAATATACGCCCACATTCTCCAAACGCGCTTTTTGGAATCCAATCCCGCTTCTTTCAATTGGAACAACATCATCAGGTCTTACACTAGGCTAGAATCACCTCAAAACGCGCTTCGTATCTATGTTTCGATGTCGCGGGCCGGGGTTTTACCCGACCGATATACTCTTCCGATTGTTCTTAAGGCAGTGTGCCAATCCTTTGCAATTGAGCTTGGTAAACAGGTTCATTCGAATGGTATAAAGCTTGGGCTTCAATCCAATGAGTATTGTGAAACTGGGTTTATAAATTTGTATTGTAAAGCTGGTGATTTTGATAGTGCGcgtaaggtgtttgatgaaaatcctgaCCCAAAGCTTGGTTCTTGGAATGGGATAATTGGTGGGTTATCACAAGGTGGACTTGCCATGGATGCTATCCACGTGTTTCTTAATATGAGGAAAAATGGATTTGAACCGGATGGAATTACTATGGTTAGTGTTACATCGGCTTGTGGAAGTATTGGCGATTTGTACCTGGCACTGCAattgcataaatttgtttttcAAGCTAAAGCTAATGAGAAGACTGATGTTTTAATGCTGAATTCGATGATTGATATGTATGGAAAGTGTGGGCGGATGGACTTGGCTTATAAAGTTTTTGCAGAGATGGAGGGATGGAATGTGTCGTCGTGGACATCGATGATTGTGGGTTATGCAATGCATGGACATGTAAAGGAGGCGCTTGATTGCTTTCATTGTATGAGGGAGTCGGGTGTGAAGCCTAATTATGTCACTTTTATTGGAGTGCTTAGTGCTTGTGTGCACGGAGGGACTGTTCAAGAAGGAAGATTTTACTTTGATATGATGAAGAATGTTTATGGCATAACACCCCAACTGCAACATTTTGGATGTATGGTAGATTTACTAGGTCGGGCGGGATTGTTCGACGATGCCAGGAGAATGGTGGAAGAGATGCCTATGAAGCCAAATTCGGTAGTATGGGGGTGTTTGATGGGTGCTTGTGAGAAATATGGGAATGTGGATATGGCAGAGTGGGTAGCCGAGCATTTGATAGCATTGGAACCTTCGAATGAAGGTGTGTACGTCGTTTTGTCGAATATCTATGCCAATAAAGGCTTATGGAAGGAAGTCGAGAGAATAAGATTCTTCATGAAAGAAGAAAGTTTTGCCAAGGTTCCTGCCTATAGCATCACAACAAAAtcagattga
- the LOC131603837 gene encoding protein phosphatase 1 regulatory inhibitor subunit PPP1R7 homolog, translating to MAEAVVMESSTPPDLDELDPSSTLLDLTSYQLHDLDSVELPPNLTELDLTANRLSNLDPRIGQLSDLKKLSLRQNLITDAAVEPLSSWNALSSLEELVFRDNQLKNIPDVSIFKRLLVFDVSFNEIASLHGVSRVCNTLKELYVSKNEVTKIEEIDHFDQLQILELGSNKLRVMENLENLVKLQELWLGRNRIKVVNLCGLKCIKKISLQSNRLTSMIGFEGCTALEELYLSHNGITKMEGLSSLVNLRLLDVSSNKLTSVDDILNLTQLEDLWLNDNKIESLEGFAEAVAGSREKLTTIYLENNPCAKSPNYTGILREIFPNVQQIDSDVFS from the exons ATGGCGGAGGCAGTGGTAATGGAATCCTCAACGCCCCCAGATCTGGACGAACTCGATCCTTCTTCAACATTGTTAGATCTCACGAGTTACCAGCTTCACGATCTCGACTCAGTCGAGTTACCTCCCAACCTCACCGAGTTAGACCTAACCGCAAATCGTTTATCTAACCTAGACCCTCGCATTGGCCAATTATCCGATCTCAAAAAGCTCTCTCTCCGTCAAAACCTAATCACCGACGCCGCCGTTGAGCCTCTCTCTTCCTGGAACGCCCTCTCCTCTCTCGAG GAGTTGGTGTTTCGTGATAATCAATTGAAGAATATTCCTGATGTAAGCATATTTAAGAGGCTTTTGGTTTTTGATGTCTCTTTCAATGAGATTGCATCGCTACATGGTGTGTCTAGGGTTTGTAATACACTGAAGGAGCTCTATGTATCAAAAAATGAAGTTACTAAAATCGAGGAGATAGATCATTTTGATCAGTTGCAGATTTTGGAACTCGGCTCCAATAAACTACGG GTGATGGAGAATTTGGAGAACCTTGTGAAGTTGCAGGAGCTATGGCTTGGGCGTAATCGAATTAAAGTTGTGAATCTATGTGGTTTGAAATGCATTAAGAAGATTAGTTTGCAAAGCAATCGTCTTACTTCAATGATTGGATTTGAG GGTTGCACAGCTCTAGAAGAACTATACTTGAGCCACAATGGTATCACCAAAATGGAAGGCTTGTCGTCTTTAGTCAATCTCCGGCTTTTAGATGTATCATCAAATAAGCTAACCTCTGTGGATGACATTCTGAACCTGACACA ATTAGAAGATTTATGGCTTAATGACAACAAAATAGAATCACTTGAAGGATTTGCTGAGGCTGTTGCTGGGTCAAGGGAGAAGCTTACCACGATTTACCTAGAAAATAACCCTTGT GCCAAGTCACCTAACTACACCGGCATCCTAAGGGAAATCTTCCCCAATGTACAACAAATTGATTCTGATGTATTTTCTTAA
- the LOC131605998 gene encoding uncharacterized protein LOC131605998, whose protein sequence is MASIFSTKGQRWSAVRESGQLFSESCMKFMKEQSTKANSHHVTAFDRFNRTFSVRETIDHNEGLSRQQYRVLLDDHWCDCVYSVAFLVVEKEDYWPEYDGESPQLQTNCYFAQLQTKLKNLKINWSSPQPRHSRSPFLGVPSPHLRRCSVAATSPEHDFVNPSAIVFFIFTLQLSQAVHIPNHKFTVNVVRNLSQKTHWRIKTHLAISHLDVNKINNIVADMRKVLAKNPQVEQQKLHRRVFLDNINPENQALM, encoded by the exons atggcttcgatATTCTCAACAAAAGGTCAAAGGTGGAGTGCTGTTAGAGAATCGGGTCAACTGTTCAGTgagagttgcatgaaatttatgaaagaacaatCTACCAAGGCCAACAGTCATCATGTAACTgctttcgatcgattcaaccgTACCTTCAGTGTCcgagaaacaattgaccacaatgaaggATTGTCGAGACAGCAATATCGGGTTCTACTAGATGATCATTGGTGTGACTGTG TATACAGTGTGGCATTTCTAGTGGTGGaaaaggaggattactggcctgagtatgatggggag TCGCCGCAACTTCAAACAAATTGTTACTTTGCTCAacttcaaaccaaactcaaaaacCTAAAAATCAATTGGTCTTCGCCGCAACCTCGCCATAGCCGTAGCCCGTTCCTCGGAGTCCCATCACCGCATCTTCGCCGGTGTTCCGTTGCCGCAACCTCGCCGGAGCACGATTTCGTGAACCCTAGCGCCatcgtcttcttcatcttcacactTCAACTCAG TCAAGCTGTGCACATTCCAAACCACAAATTTACAGTGAATGTTGTGCGAAACCTCAGTCAAAAAACACATTGGAGAATCAAAACTCACCTAGCCATTAGTCATTTGGATGTAAATAAGATCAAT AACATTGTTGCTGACATGCGGAAAGTATTAGCCAAAAATCCTCAAGTTGAGCAGCAGAAGTTGCACAGGAGAGTGTTTTTGGACAATATAAACCCTGAAAATCAGGCTCTCATG TGA
- the LOC131603836 gene encoding uncharacterized protein LOC131603836, with translation MEYQSFGRCQKPKGSNIKQVLKLMLVLVFSGWLLYQIKQTETKNYGGQTKLVAGCGGVKLLGRKGMSTRLDERSLPESRKVDSVGEARGMDHVSDGAVDAGVIMEEIDEVQSYRDENGVPPDSNEDTEIKEVKNEMHENVAVTAANAGVIMEEIDVVQSYHDENGVPPDSNEGTEIKEDENEMYENVVASTANVGVIMEEIDEAQSFHDENGVPPESNEENISTFSEVNWLKKINIRDVTNGEDNDVEMKLEGSMNATQDSEEINMGTTTYVDTSGSQSRNIWR, from the coding sequence ATGGAGTATCAATCTTTTGGAAGGTGCCAAAAACCAAAAGGGTCAAACATAAAACAGGTATTGAAGTTGATGTTAGTTTTGGTGTTTTCTGGTTGGTTGCTGTATCAGATCAAGCAGACAGAAACAAAGAATTATGGTGGTCAAACCAAGCTTGTTGCAGGATGTGGTGGAGTTAAATTGTTGGGACGGAAAGGGATGTCGACGCGATTGGATGAAAGATCTCTTCCTGAATCAAGAAAGGTTGATTCTGTAGGAGAAGCTAGGGGAATGGATCATGTATCTGATGGAGCCGTAGATGCTGGCGTAATAATGGAGGAAATAGATGAGGTTCAAAGTTATCGTGATGAAAATGGTGTTCCACCCGACAGTAATGAAGACACCGAAATTAAAGAGGTGAAAAACGAGATGCATGAAAATGTTGCAGTGACTGCTGCAAATGCTGGTGTAATAATGGAGGAAATAGATGTAGTCCAAAGCTATCATGATGAAAATGGTGTTCCACCCGACAGCAATGAAGGCACCGAAATTAAAGAGGATGAAAACGAGATGTATGAAAATGTGGTGGCGAGTACTGCTAATGTTGGTGTAATAATGGAGGAAATAGATGAAGCCCAAAGCTTTCATGATGAAAATGGTGTTCCGCCCGAGAGTAATGAAGAAAACATTTCAACTTTTAGCGAGGTAAATTGGCTTAAAAAGATCAATATTCGTGATGTCACAAATGGAGAAGATAATGATGTCGAAATGAAATTGGAAGGATCGATGAACGCTACTCAAGACAGCGAAGAAATAAATATGGGAACTACTACTTATGTTGATACTTCAGGTTCACAATCAAGAAATATTTGGAGATAG